The Anabas testudineus chromosome 11, fAnaTes1.2, whole genome shotgun sequence genome has a segment encoding these proteins:
- the col8a2 gene encoding collagen alpha-2(VIII) chain — translation MLVTMLLAPVCVLLMLGGRALAGGYPPMPQMKYMQPMMKGPIGPPFREGKGHYVDAPPMMVVKGEPGPQGKPGPRGPPGPPGLIGKPGVGKPGLNGQPGPQGPPGFSGIGKPGPPGLPGKIGPNGMPGLTGEVGPRGEPGPRGLPGQPGLPGPAGLSLNGKPGLPGMRGPPGLRGEPGIKGIVGPPGERGFKGENGNGKPGPPGIRGLPGLKGSTGPPGLPGIGKPGPKGLPGLPGLKGDEGLPGDRGEPGEPGAPGLQGAPGPVGIGKPGLDGMPGAPGLVGPKGEAGPKGLPGFPGVPGYGKPGLNGPKGEKGHGGLPGLPGDKGEQGLVGPIGEPGLDGQPGPQGLQGPMGLPGKHGIPGQKGDIGPQGPPGLPGLRGELGPSGVSGKPGIPGEKGIPGLNGPIGKPGPKGEAGHIGLPGNPGLTGAPGPKGEAGFIGTPGPRGQSGIPGLQGPMGPMGPQGVPGAKGEPGLPGPPGLGKLGEKGAIGPQGPPGKQGPAGLNGNPGPPGPPGPPGLPGNGQTVVAGPENSGLEGGEVPGGRKGPVYNQVPLSASVAPAFTAILTTPFPPSGMPIKFDRTLYNGQNAYSSATGMFTAPLSGIYYFAYHMHVKGTSLWVALYMNNIPATYTYDEYKKGYMDQASGSAVLELKEGDQVWIQMPSDQANGLYSTEYIHSSFSGFLLCPR, via the exons ATGCTGGTGACCATGCTGTTGGCTCCTGTCTGTGTGCTACTGATGCTAGGGGGACGCGCTCTTGCTGGAGGTTATCCCCCTATGCCACAAATGAAGTACATGCAACCCATGATGAAAGGGCCTATTGGACCCCCATTTCGAGAGGGCAAAGGACATTACGTTG ATGCACCTCCCATGATGGTAGTGAAGGGGGAACCCGGCCCCCAAGGGAAACCTGGACCAAGGGGCCCACCAGGGCCACCAGGGCTAATAGGAAAACCTGGAGTGGGTAAACCAGGTCTTAATGGCCAGCCTGGCCCTCAGGGGCCTCCTGGCTTTTCTGGAATTGGTAAGCCTGGACCTCCAGGTCTCCCAGGAAAGATTGGACCAAATGGGATGCCAGGGCTTACTGGAGAGGTTGGCCCTCGCGGCGAACCAGGTCCTAGAGGTCTTCCAGGGCAGCCTGGTCTTCCTGGCCCAGCTGGCCTGTCTCTGAATGGGAAACCTGGGCTTCCAGGCATGAGAGGACCCCCTGGTCTGCGGGGAGAGCCAGGAATAAAGGGGATTGTTGGCCCCCCTGGTGAACGTGGGTTTAAAGGTGAGAATGGAAATGGGAAGCCAGGGCCTCCAGGTATAAGGGGTCTTCCGGGGCTAAAAGGCAGTACAGGACCACCTGGTCTTCCAGGTATAGGCAAACCAGGACCAAAAGGTTTGCCTGGACTTCCAGGTCTTAAAGGTGATGAAGGGCTCCCAGGTGATCGTGGAGAACCCGGAGAGCCTGGGGCTCCAGGCCTACAAGGTGCACCAGGGCCAGTTGGCATAGGAAAGCCTGGGCTAGATGGAATGCCAGGAGCACCAGGTCTAGTAGGTCCAAAAGGTGAGGCAGGACCAAAGGGTCTGCCAGGATTTCCTGGGGTTCCTGGTTATGGAAAACCTGGTCTGAATGGGCCAAAAGGAGAAAAGGGCCATGGTGGGTTACCTGGTCTCCCAGGGGACAAAGGAGAACAAGGACTGGTAGGCCCAATTGGGGAGCCAGGTCTTGATGGACAACCAGGACCACAAGGACTTCAAGGTCCAATGGGACTCCCTGGAAAACATGGAATACCAGGACAGAAGGGGGACATAGGGCCCCAGGGTCCTCCAGGATTGCCTGGTCTCAGAGGTGAGCTAGGCCCTAGTGGAGTCTCTGGAAAACCTGGAATCCCTGGGGAAAAAGGAATCCCTGGGCTTAATGGTCCTATAGGAAAACCTGGACCCAAAGGGGAAGCAGGGCATATTGGCCTTCCTGGGAATCCAGGGCTGACTGGTGCCCCAGGACCTAAAGGTGAGGCAGGGTTTATAGGAACTCCAGGCCCAAGGGGTCAGTCAGGCATTCCTGGTCTTCAAGGACCTATGGGTCCCATGGGGCCACAGGGTGTTCCTGGTGCAAAGGGTGAACCTGGTCTTCCAGGGCCCCCAGGACTTGGGAAGTTGGGTGAGAAGGGAGCTATTGGTCCCCAAGGTCCTCCAGGGAAACAAGGCCCTGCTGGACTTAATGGTAACCCTGGCCCTCCTGGGCCTCCGGGGCCCCCAGGTCTTCCAGGAAATGGCCAAACTGTTGTTGCAGGGCCAGAAAATTCAGGGTTGGAAGGGGGTGAAGTACCAGGGGGCAGAAAGGGACCTGTGTATAATCAAGTTCCACTCTCTGCCTCTGTAGCACCGGCCTTTACAGCGATCCTCACCACACCTTTCCCTCCCTCTGGCATGCCAATAAAATTTGACAGGACCCTGTACAACGGGCAAAATGCCTACAGCTCTGCCACTGGTATGTTCACTGCTCCTCTATCTGGCATCTACTACTTTGCATACCACATGCATGTAAAGGGAACTAGCTTGTGGGTGGCACTGTACATGAACAATATACCAGCAACATACACCTATGATGAATACAAGAAAGGATACATGGACCAGGCATCAGGTAGTGCTGTCCTAGAGCTGAAAGAGGGAGACCAGGTATGGATCCAGATGCCATCGGATCAGGCAAATGGCCTCTATTCTACAGAGTACATCCACTCCTCCTTCTCTGGATTCCTGCTCTGTCCCAGATAA
- the ptp4a2b gene encoding protein tyrosine phosphatase type IVA 2b isoform X1: MGRLANMNRPAAVEIAYECMRFLITHNPTNATLNKFTEVCPHLPFCIVVCLCVCSSTSHPLLVDVFQELKKFEVNTLVRVCDATYDKAPVEKEGIKVLDWPFDDGAPPPTQIVDDWLKLVNTKFREEPGCCIAVHCVAGLGRAPVLVALALIECGMKYEDAVQFIRQKRRGAFNCKQLLYLEKYRPKMRLRFKDTNGPNCCVQ; this comes from the exons ATGGG ccGTCTCGCCAACATGAACCGCCCCGCTGCAGTCGAGATTGCCTACGAGTGTATGAGGTTCCTCATCACCCACAACCCCACCAATGCCACGCTTAACAAGTTCACCGAGGTATGTCCTCATCTGCCTTTCTGTATcgttgtgtgtctgtgtgtttgttcctctACTTCACATCCTCTCTTGGTTGATGTCTTCCAGGAGCTGAAAAAGTTCGAGGTGAACACGCTGGTTAGAGTGTGTGATGCCACCTATGATAAGGCTCCAGTAGAGAAGGAAGGGATAAAAGTCCTG GACTGGCCCTTCGATGATGGTGCCCCTCCTCCCACTCAGATTGTGGATGACTGGCTCAAGCTGGTTAACACCAAGTTTCGAGAGGAACCTGGCTGCTGCATTGCTGTGCACTGTGTGGCAGGGCTTGGCCG AGCTCCAGTCTTGGTGGCCTTGGCCCTCATTGAATGTGGGATGAAGTATGAGGATGCTGTGCAGTTCATAAGGCA GAAGAGACGTGGAGCCTTCAACTGCAAACAGCTTCTTTACCTCGAGAAATACAGACCCAAAATGCGTCTGCGGTTCAAGGATACCAACGGCCCCAACTGCTGTGTGCAGTAG
- the ptp4a2b gene encoding protein tyrosine phosphatase type IVA 2b isoform X2, with protein MGRLANMNRPAAVEIAYECMRFLITHNPTNATLNKFTEELKKFEVNTLVRVCDATYDKAPVEKEGIKVLDWPFDDGAPPPTQIVDDWLKLVNTKFREEPGCCIAVHCVAGLGRAPVLVALALIECGMKYEDAVQFIRQKRRGAFNCKQLLYLEKYRPKMRLRFKDTNGPNCCVQ; from the exons ATGGG ccGTCTCGCCAACATGAACCGCCCCGCTGCAGTCGAGATTGCCTACGAGTGTATGAGGTTCCTCATCACCCACAACCCCACCAATGCCACGCTTAACAAGTTCACCGAG GAGCTGAAAAAGTTCGAGGTGAACACGCTGGTTAGAGTGTGTGATGCCACCTATGATAAGGCTCCAGTAGAGAAGGAAGGGATAAAAGTCCTG GACTGGCCCTTCGATGATGGTGCCCCTCCTCCCACTCAGATTGTGGATGACTGGCTCAAGCTGGTTAACACCAAGTTTCGAGAGGAACCTGGCTGCTGCATTGCTGTGCACTGTGTGGCAGGGCTTGGCCG AGCTCCAGTCTTGGTGGCCTTGGCCCTCATTGAATGTGGGATGAAGTATGAGGATGCTGTGCAGTTCATAAGGCA GAAGAGACGTGGAGCCTTCAACTGCAAACAGCTTCTTTACCTCGAGAAATACAGACCCAAAATGCGTCTGCGGTTCAAGGATACCAACGGCCCCAACTGCTGTGTGCAGTAG